A single window of Actinomycetota bacterium DNA harbors:
- a CDS encoding cytochrome c-type biogenesis CcmF C-terminal domain-containing protein, whose product MAQLGRISILISLLSSATAAAALLYGLKMRHAKSVRGGHLALLVTLFFTALASLALLIAFLTRDFSLTYVYNHSNRSLSPLFTISAFWGGQEGSLLFWQLLTSICSAVFLASDRKGRLSQHALFILALVQLFFLVLLAEPASPFKLMGQLPSDGLGLNPLLLHLQMVFHPPILFMGYAAFTIPFALGLAALTTGQTDGAWVERAKKWTLFAHLCLGIGILLGALWAYDELAFGGYWAFDPVENASLLPWLAGSALLHSLNIHQRRAILKIWSVALAAIAFFSCLLATFITRSGVIESVHAFGHSPIAAYFTWFLVVLTAAFIILIIFKGRVFASDEMESLLSKDYGFHLNNILLVFFSIVITFGTFYPVITEAAFGSRISLGPLFFNRIIPPLGYIYLLFLGICPLLGQKATEREMLIKKMTYPLLAAATLFSLAFFLWGNRLMGSLGFGISAFTFVATLSAIFSARVEGTSSLAQRFVSNRSKYGGYLAHLGIAIIFVGLIGTNFYAASGQATLKKGESFMVGDLQVTNLAVSVKEDESRVENIAALSVETGGERMIRVEPKLIFHKDFGKSTAKVDIKGGLLRDIYANLMKFHEDGTVHVEIKINPFASWLWMGAWVLFSGTLAAFWPKGRGR is encoded by the coding sequence ATGGCGCAGCTTGGCAGGATAAGCATCCTTATCTCCCTTCTATCTTCGGCCACCGCGGCCGCAGCCTTGCTCTATGGGCTCAAGATGAGACATGCAAAATCGGTAAGAGGCGGCCACTTGGCCCTCCTTGTCACCCTCTTTTTTACCGCGCTCGCCTCGCTTGCCTTACTCATCGCCTTTTTGACGAGGGATTTTTCTCTCACCTACGTCTACAATCATTCCAACCGGAGTCTCTCTCCGCTCTTTACGATCAGCGCTTTTTGGGGGGGTCAAGAGGGTTCGCTCCTCTTTTGGCAGCTTCTAACCTCGATCTGTAGCGCGGTCTTCTTGGCGAGCGACAGAAAAGGGCGGCTGAGTCAGCACGCTCTTTTCATCCTGGCTCTGGTGCAGCTCTTTTTTCTGGTCCTTCTGGCCGAGCCGGCCAGCCCCTTCAAGCTGATGGGTCAACTACCATCTGACGGCCTCGGTCTAAACCCGCTCCTTCTCCACCTTCAGATGGTCTTTCATCCACCCATCCTCTTTATGGGTTACGCCGCCTTTACCATACCGTTTGCCCTTGGCCTGGCCGCTCTGACCACCGGTCAGACCGATGGGGCCTGGGTTGAGCGGGCCAAGAAATGGACTCTTTTTGCTCACCTCTGTTTGGGCATCGGGATCCTGCTTGGCGCCCTCTGGGCCTACGATGAATTGGCCTTTGGCGGCTACTGGGCCTTCGATCCGGTCGAAAATGCTTCGCTTCTTCCTTGGCTGGCCGGCTCGGCCCTCCTTCATTCCTTAAACATCCACCAGAGGCGGGCCATCTTAAAGATCTGGTCGGTGGCACTGGCCGCCATCGCCTTCTTCTCCTGTCTGCTCGCCACCTTCATCACCAGGAGCGGGGTCATAGAGTCGGTCCATGCCTTCGGCCACTCGCCGATTGCCGCCTATTTCACCTGGTTTCTAGTCGTCCTGACCGCGGCCTTCATAATTCTCATCATCTTCAAGGGGCGGGTTTTTGCGTCCGATGAGATGGAATCGCTTCTCTCCAAGGACTACGGCTTCCACTTAAACAACATCCTTCTCGTCTTTTTTTCGATCGTCATCACGTTCGGCACCTTCTATCCCGTCATTACCGAGGCCGCCTTCGGCAGCCGGATATCGCTCGGCCCGCTCTTCTTCAATCGCATCATCCCGCCTCTGGGTTATATATATCTATTATTTTTGGGCATCTGTCCCCTCTTGGGCCAGAAAGCGACCGAGCGGGAAATGCTTATCAAAAAGATGACCTATCCGCTGCTTGCCGCGGCGACTCTCTTCAGCCTGGCCTTCTTCCTTTGGGGCAATAGGCTCATGGGAAGTTTGGGGTTTGGCATCTCTGCCTTCACCTTCGTCGCCACCCTTTCCGCCATATTTTCGGCTAGAGTTGAGGGGACTTCTTCGCTTGCACAAAGATTTGTCTCAAACCGCTCAAAATACGGCGGCTATCTGGCCCATCTTGGGATCGCCATAATCTTTGTCGGACTCATCGGGACCAATTTTTACGCCGCAAGCGGTCAGGCCACCTTAAAAAAGGGAGAGTCATTCATGGTGGGAGACCTTCAGGTGACAAATCTTGCGGTTAGCGTAAAAGAAGACGAAAGCAGAGTCGAAAACATCGCCGCCTTGAGCGTAGAGACCGGGGGCGAGCGGATGATAAGGGTTGAGCCAAAGCTCATTTTTCACAAGGACTTTGGCAAATCGACGGCTAAAGTAGATATCAAGGGGGGCCTTTTGCGGGATATCTATGCCAATCTGATGAAATTCCATGAGGACGGCACCGTTCACGTCGAGATCAAGATAAACCCCTTTGCCTCCTGGCTCTGGATGGGCGCCTGGGTCCTCTTTAGCGGAACCTTGGCCGCCTTCTGGCCCAAGGGGCGCGGCCGGTAA
- the ccsA gene encoding cytochrome c biogenesis protein CcsA — protein sequence MERLSVVFMLLSIFAYPLAFLAYLEHFFTRRRMMAGLATAILAFGLAAQTISFIFRMSASGHLLGASAYESLALAAWFVVLGNLMVERYLKIKTLGLVVTPVALLFLLRAYSYYKPPSARVAPISGSFVDIHFISMFTASAAFAIAAASAILYLIQEHNFKKKRASGLAMRLPSLSILERAEEGAVILGFIFLTITLITGAIRANQVWGTFVDAIVIASGVAWLIYLAYILLKMVIGLRGRKPALLAIIGFGVILAIRFAVVPYLSYLHGYRA from the coding sequence ATGGAGCGCTTAAGCGTCGTCTTTATGCTGCTTAGCATCTTCGCCTATCCACTCGCTTTTCTGGCCTATCTTGAGCACTTCTTCACCAGAAGGAGGATGATGGCAGGTTTGGCCACGGCCATTCTCGCCTTCGGCCTTGCTGCTCAGACGATTTCCTTCATTTTTCGGATGAGCGCTTCGGGCCACCTGCTTGGGGCGAGCGCCTACGAGTCTCTGGCCTTGGCCGCCTGGTTCGTCGTCCTTGGCAACCTGATGGTCGAGCGGTACCTCAAGATAAAGACCTTGGGGCTGGTCGTCACCCCGGTCGCTCTGCTCTTTCTCCTTAGAGCCTACTCCTACTATAAACCGCCGAGCGCCAGGGTCGCGCCCATTTCCGGCTCGTTCGTCGATATCCACTTCATCTCGATGTTTACGGCCTCGGCCGCCTTCGCCATAGCGGCGGCCTCAGCTATCCTCTATCTGATTCAGGAACATAACTTCAAGAAGAAGAGAGCGAGCGGTCTTGCCATGCGCCTTCCCTCCTTAAGCATCTTGGAGCGGGCCGAAGAGGGGGCGGTCATTTTGGGTTTCATCTTTCTGACCATCACGCTGATCACCGGGGCCATTAGGGCCAATCAGGTCTGGGGCACCTTTGTCGATGCCATCGTCATCGCCTCGGGCGTGGCTTGGCTGATATATCTCGCCTATATCCTGCTTAAAATGGTAATCGGTCTGCGCGGACGCAAACCGGCCCTCCTTGCCATCATCGGTTTCGGGGTCATTCTTGCCATACGATTTGCCGTTGTGCCGTATCTTAGTTATCTGCACGGCTACCGGGCTTAG
- the ccsA gene encoding cytochrome c biogenesis protein CcsA, protein MHSGQRLAPLRLIAFISVLLSLYLVFFYAPIDSYLGPVQKIFYIHFATAIIPYLAFLLVFLASVAYLSTRRRAFDRLAHAAAEVGLLIDTILLVTGTIFGKPTWGVWWVWEPRLTTSLIMWLLYAGYLMLRSMTLDGDKRASLSAVYGIAAFVSVPISFMSIRWWRSVHPLLISPSKINLDPSMWGVALSTLAAFTLLFFYLLLLKMELIAVQDGIDEVKEEMGDLI, encoded by the coding sequence TTGCATAGCGGCCAGCGCCTTGCACCCCTAAGGCTCATCGCCTTCATATCCGTCCTTTTATCACTCTATCTGGTCTTCTTTTATGCTCCGATCGATAGCTATCTTGGGCCGGTCCAGAAGATCTTCTACATCCACTTCGCGACCGCCATAATCCCTTATCTCGCCTTTCTGCTGGTGTTTTTGGCAAGCGTGGCTTATCTTTCGACCAGAAGGAGGGCTTTCGATCGATTGGCCCACGCTGCGGCCGAGGTGGGCCTCCTCATTGATACGATTTTGCTGGTGACCGGGACCATTTTCGGCAAGCCGACCTGGGGGGTCTGGTGGGTCTGGGAGCCGCGCCTAACTACTTCGCTCATCATGTGGCTCCTCTACGCCGGCTATCTCATGCTCCGCTCCATGACCTTGGACGGCGACAAGCGGGCAAGCCTTTCAGCCGTTTACGGCATAGCGGCCTTTGTCAGCGTTCCGATATCCTTCATGTCGATCAGATGGTGGCGGTCCGTCCATCCCCTTCTGATCTCGCCAAGCAAGATAAACTTGGATCCCTCGATGTGGGGGGTGGCCTTGTCCACCCTTGCCGCCTTCACCCTCTTATTTTTCTATCTCTTGCTCCTTAAAATGGAACTCATTGCCGTTCAAGATGGCATAGATGAAGTCAAAGAAGAAATGGGGGACCTGATATGA
- a CDS encoding molybdopterin molybdotransferase MoeA — protein sequence MTLKPKEALEIILNEIRPLQAVEMPLSASLSQVLAEDIFSKEPIPPFDNSAMDGYAVRFAGARGASKDGPVKLKVISDLAAGCSDEFTVSAGQAIRIMTGAPIPSGADTVVKQEDTDMGGDEVAIFFPPKLGDNIRLAGEDIAKGEKVLEAKHLLRPAEIGVLASLGCSKLKVFARPKVQILCTGDELIGIDEAMAPGKIRNSNAYSLSSQVKAAGAEALGFSTVRDDPQATKKAISEGLKSADVLIITGGVSVGDYDFVKEAMETLGAEQKFWKVAQRPGMPLAFWLLGGKPVFGLPGNPVSTMVCFEEYVRPALLKMMGRKHLFRPEAQAILKEDFKKKVARQFFVRVIVRAEDGRHYASLTGPQGSGILKSMTLANGLAVIPAETDFVAAGDPVKVHLTELPEDH from the coding sequence ATTACGCTTAAGCCAAAAGAGGCTTTAGAAATAATTTTGAACGAGATAAGGCCGCTCCAAGCGGTAGAGATGCCCTTGTCCGCCTCCCTCAGCCAAGTCCTGGCCGAAGATATCTTCTCAAAGGAGCCCATTCCCCCCTTCGACAACTCGGCTATGGACGGCTACGCTGTAAGGTTTGCGGGCGCCCGTGGGGCTTCCAAGGATGGGCCGGTAAAGCTCAAAGTCATCTCTGACCTGGCCGCCGGCTGCTCGGATGAGTTTACGGTCAGCGCGGGTCAAGCGATAAGGATAATGACCGGGGCGCCCATCCCAAGCGGGGCCGATACGGTCGTCAAACAAGAGGATACCGATATGGGGGGCGATGAGGTTGCCATATTCTTTCCCCCAAAACTTGGAGATAACATCCGCCTAGCCGGTGAGGATATTGCCAAAGGCGAGAAGGTCTTGGAGGCCAAGCACCTCTTGCGGCCGGCCGAGATCGGGGTGCTGGCCTCTTTGGGCTGCTCGAAACTTAAAGTCTTTGCCCGGCCCAAGGTTCAAATCCTCTGCACGGGCGATGAGCTCATCGGGATAGATGAGGCGATGGCTCCTGGCAAGATTAGAAACAGCAATGCCTACTCATTGAGCTCGCAGGTGAAGGCGGCCGGAGCCGAGGCGCTCGGCTTTAGCACCGTCAGAGACGACCCGCAGGCGACCAAAAAAGCGATAAGCGAAGGGCTTAAATCGGCCGACGTCCTCATCATCACGGGCGGAGTCTCGGTCGGCGATTACGATTTTGTAAAGGAGGCCATGGAGACCCTCGGGGCCGAGCAAAAATTCTGGAAGGTCGCCCAGAGGCCCGGCATGCCGCTTGCCTTCTGGCTGCTTGGCGGCAAACCCGTCTTTGGACTTCCCGGAAATCCCGTCTCAACCATGGTCTGCTTTGAGGAGTACGTGCGGCCGGCCCTGCTCAAGATGATGGGAAGAAAGCACCTCTTCCGCCCAGAAGCTCAGGCCATCCTAAAAGAGGATTTTAAGAAGAAGGTTGCTCGCCAGTTTTTCGTTCGCGTTATAGTGCGCGCAGAGGATGGCCGCCACTACGCTTCGCTTACCGGGCCGCAGGGCTCGGGGATACTCAAATCTATGACGCTGGCAAACGGCCTTGCCGTTATACCGGCTGAAACCGACTTTGTAGCAGCGGGCGATCCGGTCAAAGTCCACCTGACCGAACTGCCGGAAGACCACTAA
- a CDS encoding heme exporter protein CcmB — protein sequence MKKDLKLELVTKESMSAMLIFALLVMATFGLAFGGELPKGMAAAGLLWITFLFAHILGLNRAFFYEKEEGCMEGLLLAPIDRSCIYISKVLSNFIFLSLMEALVIPIFLIFFAGSALSLISWLMLATLVLANLGMSVIGVLLAAISMNTRARDLMLPLLFIPVIVPVLLAAIKSTEIITAGGEAGALFVWLRLLLFYDIIFALVAFLTFEYVVEE from the coding sequence ATGAAGAAGGACTTGAAACTCGAGCTTGTCACCAAGGAGAGCATGAGCGCCATGCTGATCTTCGCCCTCCTTGTCATGGCTACCTTCGGTCTCGCCTTTGGAGGCGAGCTTCCAAAGGGAATGGCCGCGGCCGGGCTGCTCTGGATAACCTTCCTCTTTGCCCACATCCTGGGCTTAAACCGCGCGTTCTTCTACGAGAAGGAGGAGGGCTGTATGGAGGGGCTTCTTCTTGCCCCGATCGACCGCTCCTGCATATATATCTCCAAGGTCCTCTCCAACTTCATCTTCTTGTCTCTGATGGAGGCCCTGGTCATACCGATCTTCCTGATCTTCTTTGCCGGTTCGGCCTTAAGCCTCATCTCTTGGCTGATGCTTGCAACCTTAGTCCTGGCCAACCTCGGGATGTCGGTCATCGGCGTCTTGCTCGCGGCCATCTCGATGAATACCAGGGCAAGGGATCTCATGCTTCCCCTCCTCTTCATCCCGGTCATCGTGCCGGTCCTGCTTGCTGCCATAAAATCGACCGAGATAATCACCGCAGGCGGGGAGGCCGGCGCGCTATTTGTTTGGCTGAGACTCCTTCTCTTTTATGATATCATCTTTGCATTGGTCGCCTTTTTGACCTTTGAATATGTCGTGGAGGAGTAG
- the moaC gene encoding cyclic pyranopterin monophosphate synthase MoaC produces the protein MKDDDRTKVHIIDVSPKAETLREAVAKGSIRMKKETVDLILAGKMKKGDVLAVAQVAGVMAAKSTPSLIPLCHPLRITGADIDFKVGEDIIEIVARVRCLDRTGVEMEALTAVTAAALTIYDMCKWTDRGMEIGEIHLVSKTGGKSGNYQAK, from the coding sequence GTGAAGGATGACGATCGGACCAAGGTCCATATAATAGATGTCAGCCCCAAGGCCGAGACGCTGAGAGAGGCCGTTGCCAAGGGCTCTATCAGGATGAAGAAGGAGACGGTCGATCTGATCTTAGCGGGCAAGATGAAGAAGGGTGACGTCTTGGCCGTGGCCCAGGTGGCCGGGGTGATGGCGGCCAAAAGTACGCCGAGCCTAATTCCTCTCTGCCATCCCTTGAGGATCACCGGCGCAGACATCGATTTTAAAGTCGGGGAAGATATAATTGAGATAGTCGCCCGCGTCAGGTGTTTGGATAGGACCGGGGTAGAGATGGAGGCCCTGACGGCTGTGACTGCCGCGGCTTTGACCATCTATGATATGTGCAAATGGACGGATAGGGGCATGGAGATAGGCGAAATACACCTCGTCAGCAAGACGGGCGGAAAGAGCGGAAACTACCAAGCTAAATAG
- a CDS encoding CcmD family protein yields MSYVLAAYFAAWLLLFLYVSSLEMRAASLRRDLNRLKEGIKDGRA; encoded by the coding sequence ATGAGCTACGTCTTAGCCGCCTATTTTGCCGCCTGGCTCCTGCTCTTTCTCTACGTATCCAGTCTGGAGATGAGGGCCGCCTCTTTGAGGAGGGATCTTAACCGGCTAAAAGAGGGCATAAAGGACGGTCGGGCTTGA
- a CDS encoding ABC transporter ATP-binding protein, with protein sequence MKVDSDSIIIENLSLSYGVRRAVSGLDLKVERGETLAIYGPNGAGKTSLLKLIATLLKPKSGSISYFGLTSRDDPASVKRMIGYSAHETLLYKDLTAQDNLIFYGGLYGLSDPKRRALEILDLVGLSGRRGDAVRSLSKGMGQRLAIGRTLLHDPQIILLDEPLSGLDLRAASIFERLMSRLKEDKKTVIFTTHDFESGLGLSDSAAVMAGGKIRFRSQGEAPSPNDFKEIYASALEGGP encoded by the coding sequence ATGAAAGTCGATTCCGATTCGATCATAATCGAGAACTTAAGCTTGAGTTATGGCGTCCGCCGGGCCGTTTCGGGACTCGACCTTAAGGTGGAGAGGGGAGAGACTCTGGCCATCTACGGGCCGAACGGGGCCGGCAAGACGAGCCTGCTAAAACTGATTGCTACCCTGCTTAAACCCAAATCAGGCTCGATATCATACTTTGGTCTAACTTCCAGAGACGATCCGGCCTCCGTCAAGAGGATGATCGGATACTCCGCCCACGAAACGCTCCTCTACAAGGACCTGACCGCCCAGGATAACCTGATTTTCTATGGCGGTCTCTACGGCCTCTCCGATCCCAAGCGGCGCGCCTTAGAGATTTTGGACCTGGTCGGCTTGAGCGGGCGAAGGGGCGATGCGGTAAGATCGCTTTCGAAGGGGATGGGTCAACGCCTGGCCATCGGTCGCACCCTCCTGCACGATCCGCAAATAATCCTTCTTGATGAGCCGCTTAGCGGGCTTGACCTCAGAGCCGCCTCCATCTTTGAGCGGCTAATGAGCCGTTTAAAAGAGGATAAAAAGACGGTCATCTTCACCACCCATGATTTTGAGAGCGGTCTTGGCCTCTCTGACTCGGCCGCCGTCATGGCGGGCGGCAAGATAAGGTTTAGAAGCCAAGGGGAGGCGCCGAGCCCAAACGATTTCAAAGAGATATACGCCTCTGCGCTAGAAGGGGGCCCCTAA
- a CDS encoding ABC transporter ATP-binding protein yields the protein MAASLLKVENLKHRFGERLVLNLPSFQLERGETTVIFGPNGSGKSTLLRILALLERPSEGRSYYDGRQVSSKNSLELARNVVLLLQKPLFFAGSVAENILFGLKVRRVPKEVAQERLSRAAALFELDDLLKRRPQDLSGGELQRVNLARAFILQPKVLLLDEPFSALDAAIRNDLMAVLKRVIKETDQTTLFVTHHREEAALLAKRMVVMLNGQIVQDGSVEEIFLRPAGPEVARLMGTEAILYGRVAERLGELARVAVGDGRFIVDVGGKAGDEVTLFIRPEDVFIAKEKVQSSIRNWFEGEIVEVDFLGHLFLLTLDCGFPLKAMVTGLAREELGLEVGTSVFAGVKSSSIHAVKS from the coding sequence TTGGCCGCGTCGCTTCTTAAAGTAGAGAACTTAAAGCACCGCTTTGGCGAAAGACTGGTTTTGAACCTTCCTTCATTTCAACTTGAAAGGGGAGAGACCACCGTCATCTTCGGTCCAAATGGATCGGGCAAGAGCACTCTGCTGCGCATTTTGGCTCTCCTGGAGAGGCCCAGCGAGGGCCGAAGCTATTATGATGGCCGCCAGGTCTCTTCCAAGAACTCCCTTGAGCTTGCAAGAAATGTGGTCCTGCTCTTACAGAAACCCCTCTTCTTTGCCGGAAGCGTGGCCGAGAACATCCTATTTGGGCTCAAAGTCAGAAGGGTTCCAAAGGAGGTGGCCCAAGAGAGGCTAAGCAGGGCGGCCGCCCTCTTCGAACTCGATGACTTATTGAAGAGGAGACCTCAAGATCTCTCCGGAGGAGAGCTGCAGCGGGTCAACTTGGCTCGGGCCTTCATACTCCAGCCCAAGGTCCTTCTGTTGGACGAACCATTCTCGGCTTTGGACGCGGCGATAAGGAATGATCTGATGGCCGTACTTAAAAGGGTCATCAAAGAGACCGACCAGACCACGCTCTTTGTCACTCATCACCGAGAGGAGGCGGCCCTTTTGGCCAAGCGGATGGTCGTCATGTTGAACGGTCAAATCGTCCAGGATGGCTCAGTCGAGGAGATCTTCTTGCGACCGGCCGGTCCCGAGGTGGCCAGGCTGATGGGAACCGAAGCGATACTCTACGGCCGGGTCGCCGAGAGATTGGGCGAGCTGGCCAGGGTAGCCGTGGGAGACGGGAGGTTCATCGTCGATGTTGGCGGAAAAGCGGGAGATGAGGTTACCCTCTTCATCCGGCCCGAAGACGTCTTCATCGCCAAGGAAAAGGTTCAAAGCAGCATCAGGAATTGGTTTGAAGGAGAGATAGTCGAGGTTGATTTCTTAGGACACCTCTTTCTCTTAACCCTCGATTGCGGGTTTCCGCTCAAAGCCATGGTGACCGGCCTTGCCCGCGAAGAGCTTGGCCTAGAGGTGGGCACTTCCGTTTTTGCCGGCGTTAAATCCTCCTCCATCCACGCTGTCAAAAGCTAG
- a CDS encoding cytochrome c maturation protein CcmE has product MGSRKKRTIITIILILFFLAALLYTTASSFNYYRTPSEVSGDPSLSGKRIKVAGRLSSEIAPVVGGGQAFTITDDKTDIRVTYDKSLPPSLGAETEIIVEGTFDGKNGLIEADLVLTKCPSKYSSK; this is encoded by the coding sequence ATGGGTAGCAGGAAAAAAAGGACGATAATCACCATCATTCTGATACTCTTTTTTTTGGCGGCGCTCCTCTACACCACGGCGAGTTCCTTCAATTACTACCGGACGCCGAGCGAGGTCTCTGGCGACCCCTCTCTCTCTGGTAAGCGGATAAAGGTTGCAGGTCGCCTCTCTTCGGAGATTGCGCCGGTGGTGGGCGGCGGACAGGCCTTTACCATCACCGATGATAAGACGGATATCAGGGTCACTTATGACAAGTCTCTGCCCCCTTCGCTTGGCGCTGAGACCGAGATAATAGTCGAGGGGACTTTTGATGGTAAAAATGGGCTGATCGAGGCGGACTTGGTTCTGACCAAATGTCCCTCCAAATATTCTTCCAAATGA
- a CDS encoding bifunctional precorrin-2 dehydrogenase/sirohydrochlorin ferrochelatase: MGYYPINIDLEGVNCLVVGGGTVAERKILNLIEAGAKVKVVSPDLTPALSQLKEASKLEHVKRVYRAGDLEGARLVISATRDAAVNGAVSKEAKRSHLLINVVDAPGLCNFIVPSTVRRGDLTVAISTSGTAPALAKKIRRDLEDLFDEAYSDYLAILSEARAAIKERYGAESERAKAWERIVDLDIADLLKKGNLKTIKEMVNGCI; this comes from the coding sequence ATGGGTTACTATCCGATAAATATCGATCTTGAAGGGGTAAATTGCCTGGTGGTCGGCGGCGGAACGGTGGCCGAGAGGAAGATCTTGAACCTGATTGAGGCGGGCGCCAAGGTAAAGGTCGTATCGCCCGATTTGACGCCTGCCTTAAGTCAACTTAAAGAGGCCTCAAAATTGGAGCACGTCAAAAGGGTCTACCGAGCCGGCGATCTTGAGGGAGCCCGCCTCGTCATAAGCGCAACCAGGGATGCTGCGGTCAACGGGGCCGTATCAAAAGAGGCTAAACGGTCCCACCTTCTCATCAATGTGGTCGATGCCCCAGGTCTCTGTAATTTCATCGTTCCCTCGACCGTCAGGCGGGGCGATCTCACCGTTGCCATATCCACCTCTGGGACGGCGCCGGCCCTGGCCAAGAAGATACGGAGGGATTTGGAAGATCTCTTCGATGAGGCCTACTCCGATTATCTGGCCATCCTCTCTGAGGCGCGCGCCGCGATAAAGGAGAGGTACGGGGCCGAATCCGAAAGAGCCAAGGCCTGGGAGCGGATAGTCGATCTGGACATCGCCGATCTTTTGAAGAAGGGCAACCTAAAAACCATAAAAGAGATGGTGAACGGGTGCATATAA
- a CDS encoding MogA/MoaB family molybdenum cofactor biosynthesis protein: protein MKLGILTISDRAAAGERGDGSGTLIAEIMRDEGAEVVAYEIVSDEKKLITKNLIRMADDLKVDLIITTGGTGLSPRDVTPEATLSVIEREAPGLSEAIRAESLRITPNAMLSRGVSGVRGKTLIVNLPGSPKAVKEGLLVIIPALGHGIDILRGLGEEAASDERL, encoded by the coding sequence ATGAAGCTAGGTATCTTAACCATCAGCGATAGAGCGGCAGCGGGCGAGCGGGGGGACGGCAGCGGTACCCTGATTGCCGAGATTATGAGGGACGAAGGGGCGGAGGTCGTCGCCTACGAGATAGTGTCAGACGAAAAGAAGCTGATAACCAAAAACCTCATCAGGATGGCCGATGATCTCAAAGTTGATCTCATCATCACGACGGGCGGCACCGGTCTTAGCCCTCGAGATGTTACCCCCGAAGCGACTCTTTCGGTCATCGAGCGCGAGGCGCCTGGTCTCTCCGAAGCGATCAGGGCGGAGAGCTTGCGAATCACCCCTAACGCGATGCTTTCAAGGGGTGTGAGTGGGGTGCGCGGAAAGACCCTCATCGTCAATCTGCCCGGCAGCCCCAAGGCGGTCAAAGAGGGGCTCTTGGTCATCATCCCCGCCCTCGGCCACGGCATCGATATTTTGCGAGGCCTTGGCGAAGAGGCCGCCTCAGACGAGCGTTTGTAA
- the moaA gene encoding GTP 3',8-cyclase MoaA, with product MSELIDPYGRRINYLRISITDRCNLRCRYCVPEGGLKCIKPRSGLLSFEEMISLTSILAEEGIERVKITGGEPLTKKSITTLINGLAAIKGIKDLSITTNGLLLADQAGLLKAAGLSRVNISLDSLDGEKYSRLTRGGDLSAVLKGLKVALEAGFDPIKINVVLMKGINDGLADLAAFLEFIKERPIHLRFIEFMTLGDGVDPEFFIPSSVIIERVRSLASLVQIESPAGGGPARYFGVKGARGTVGFISAMSDPFCAECNRIRLLATGALKTCLFTPEEIDIIGPLRNGASDEEMKRILKDVLAGKPKDRLGGQGEDFKWRMSEIGG from the coding sequence GTGAGTGAGCTTATCGATCCATACGGCAGAAGAATAAATTATCTTCGGATATCCATCACCGATAGGTGCAACTTAAGGTGCCGATACTGCGTGCCCGAAGGCGGACTGAAATGTATCAAACCGCGCTCGGGTCTCCTCTCCTTTGAAGAGATGATCAGCTTGACCTCGATTCTAGCCGAGGAAGGGATCGAGCGGGTCAAGATCACGGGCGGCGAGCCGCTCACAAAGAAGAGTATCACCACGCTCATCAATGGTCTGGCCGCTATCAAAGGGATAAAGGACCTCTCTATCACCACCAATGGTCTTCTCTTGGCCGATCAGGCTGGATTACTCAAGGCGGCTGGGCTGAGCCGGGTGAACATTAGTTTGGACTCTCTGGACGGCGAGAAGTATTCTCGCTTGACCCGAGGCGGAGATCTAAGCGCGGTTCTAAAGGGACTTAAGGTGGCTCTTGAGGCAGGTTTTGATCCCATTAAGATAAACGTCGTCCTCATGAAGGGGATAAACGATGGGCTGGCCGATCTGGCCGCCTTCCTTGAGTTCATAAAGGAACGCCCCATCCACTTAAGGTTCATCGAATTCATGACGCTGGGAGACGGCGTCGATCCCGAATTTTTCATTCCTTCCTCTGTGATCATCGAGCGGGTAAGAAGCCTTGCCAGTCTGGTTCAGATCGAATCGCCAGCGGGCGGCGGGCCGGCCAGATACTTCGGTGTCAAAGGGGCGCGCGGCACGGTCGGGTTCATCTCTGCGATGAGCGATCCCTTTTGTGCAGAGTGCAACCGAATCAGGCTATTGGCCACCGGTGCCCTAAAGACCTGCCTCTTCACTCCCGAAGAGATCGACATAATCGGCCCGTTAAGAAACGGGGCGAGCGACGAGGAGATGAAGAGGATCCTCAAAGATGTTTTAGCCGGCAAACCCAAGGATCGCCTGGGCGGCCAGGGTGAGGATTTCAAATGGCGGATGTCCGAAATAGGAGGCTAA
- a CDS encoding DUF2892 domain-containing protein, with product MKKNMGTADRVIRLIIAIGIWVLYAMGRIEGLFGVILGIIGGIFLATSLLGFCPLYVPFNFSTKMD from the coding sequence ATGAAGAAGAACATGGGAACGGCGGACAGGGTCATCAGGCTTATAATCGCAATCGGGATATGGGTTCTCTACGCGATGGGCAGGATCGAAGGTCTTTTTGGAGTTATCCTTGGAATAATCGGCGGCATCTTCTTGGCGACCAGTTTGCTTGGCTTCTGCCCGCTCTATGTGCCCTTTAATTTCTCCACCAAGATGGACTAG